One region of Synergistaceae bacterium genomic DNA includes:
- a CDS encoding MotA/TolQ/ExbB proton channel family protein, whose translation MLSYMQAGGALMWALLALSVAAATVAVERLIFFFASSTDAAGLEARLGPALSEGRLDDAREIASSSRSSLHRVFQAALAHWRIDREDMALLLDQEIRREIFRWEKRLPFLEMTARAAPLLGLLGTVLGMVEMFASLHDGGQITASAVTGGIWKALYTTVAGLTVAIPTLFVHSMLAGRIDSQEECLRRGADFLTRKRFRREGDE comes from the coding sequence ATACTTTCCTATATGCAGGCGGGGGGCGCTCTGATGTGGGCGCTGCTGGCTCTGTCCGTTGCCGCCGCGACTGTGGCGGTGGAGAGGCTTATCTTCTTCTTCGCGTCTTCGACGGACGCCGCGGGACTTGAGGCGCGGCTTGGCCCCGCTCTTAGCGAAGGCAGGCTGGACGACGCGCGCGAGATCGCCTCTTCGTCCCGCAGCTCGCTGCACCGGGTTTTCCAGGCCGCTCTGGCCCACTGGCGCATAGACAGGGAGGACATGGCGCTGCTGCTGGACCAGGAGATTCGCCGGGAGATATTCCGATGGGAGAAGCGCCTCCCCTTTCTCGAGATGACCGCCCGGGCCGCTCCTCTGCTGGGGCTCCTGGGCACGGTGCTCGGCATGGTCGAGATGTTCGCCTCTCTGCACGATGGCGGGCAGATAACCGCCTCGGCGGTCACTGGCGGAATATGGAAGGCCCTCTACACCACCGTGGCCGGGCTGACGGTGGCGATACCGACGCTCTTCGTCCATTCGATGCTGGCAGGCCGCATCGACTCGCAGGAGGAGTGTCTGAGGCGAGGGGCGGACTTCCTCACCAGGAAGAGATTCAGGCGGGAGGGGGACGAATGA
- a CDS encoding iron ABC transporter permease has product MRRLVMPSIIVLSLVCLATAPFIGMQSLSLADIADEGSGGRILRELRIPRALLGWTTGATLSLCGMVFQALFRNSLASPDMLGVSTGAAFGAVVSIRYGLSFTLFGLLSSLSVCSFLGAMAAVATICAAWRLRGGGISEGTLLLSGVAVSFLFSSLNMILQYGGGYVDTFRVMRWSMGGIQTVGFSSLGAAVPAMLLILFMASAFSRELDLMVCGEEIAMSRGVQVERVRWLLFLAVSLSVGMNVAVCGPIGFVGLVAPHICRSLVGAEHSRLCVASLFFGGGFLVLCDTAARTLWAPAEIPVGVLTSCIGSAFFLWLLIGRGRRNDRWR; this is encoded by the coding sequence ATGAGGCGGCTGGTCATGCCCTCGATCATAGTACTGTCGCTCGTCTGCCTGGCGACCGCCCCCTTCATAGGGATGCAGAGCCTCTCCCTCGCGGACATCGCGGACGAGGGCTCGGGGGGGCGCATCCTGAGAGAGCTGCGCATCCCGCGCGCCCTTCTGGGGTGGACGACCGGGGCGACACTCTCGCTGTGCGGGATGGTCTTCCAGGCCCTCTTCCGAAACTCGCTCGCCTCCCCGGACATGCTGGGCGTCTCGACGGGAGCTGCGTTCGGCGCCGTGGTCTCGATAAGATACGGTCTGTCGTTCACCCTTTTCGGGCTCCTCTCGTCCCTGTCGGTATGCTCCTTTCTGGGCGCGATGGCGGCGGTAGCCACGATCTGCGCGGCGTGGCGGCTCCGCGGCGGGGGGATCTCCGAGGGGACGCTGCTGTTGTCGGGGGTCGCGGTGAGCTTCCTCTTCAGCAGCCTGAACATGATTCTGCAGTACGGCGGCGGTTACGTGGACACGTTCAGGGTGATGAGATGGTCGATGGGCGGGATCCAGACGGTCGGCTTCTCCTCCCTCGGCGCGGCGGTCCCGGCTATGCTGCTGATCCTCTTCATGGCCTCGGCCTTCTCGCGCGAGCTTGACCTGATGGTCTGCGGCGAGGAGATAGCCATGAGCCGCGGGGTCCAGGTCGAGAGGGTGAGATGGCTGCTCTTCCTGGCGGTCTCCCTTTCGGTGGGGATGAACGTCGCCGTGTGCGGCCCCATCGGCTTCGTGGGGCTGGTCGCCCCCCACATCTGCCGCTCGCTGGTCGGGGCGGAGCATTCGCGCCTGTGCGTCGCCAGCCTCTTCTTCGGCGGCGGCTTCCTGGTCCTGTGCGACACGGCCGCTCGGACCCTCTGGGCGCCCGCCGAGATTCCGGTGGGAGTGCTGACCTCCTGCATAGGCTCGGCGTTCTTTCTGTGGCTGCTCATAGGGCGAGGGAGGAGGAACGATCGATGGAGGTGA
- a CDS encoding ABC transporter ATP-binding protein, translating into MTPLLEARSVGLSLSGSVILEGISLSVGRGEFVAVIGPNGAGKSSLLKCLGGLIRPTSGEVLLEGRPLGKLSGREIARKIAWIPQTGTDMLPFSVRDFVSLSRYAWIQPFGGESPRDREIVDEALHLTEISGLAERRMFSLSGGERQRALLAAALAQTSEMLFLDEPATSLDYRSQAEAAALVDRVNRERGISVVMVTHDVNPALRSAHRVIALKEGRLAHSGEARLFADTSLLREIFGTEFLALDGEGARAPYIAPRSMVG; encoded by the coding sequence ATGACGCCCCTGCTTGAGGCCCGCTCTGTCGGACTGTCCCTGTCCGGCTCCGTCATCCTGGAGGGCATCTCCCTGTCGGTCGGCAGGGGGGAGTTCGTGGCCGTGATCGGGCCGAACGGCGCCGGGAAGAGCAGCCTTCTGAAGTGCCTCGGCGGACTGATCAGGCCGACCTCGGGGGAGGTGCTGCTGGAGGGCAGGCCGCTCGGCAAACTGTCGGGTCGCGAGATCGCCCGCAAGATCGCGTGGATTCCGCAGACCGGCACGGACATGCTTCCCTTCTCGGTGAGGGACTTCGTCTCCCTCTCCCGTTACGCCTGGATACAGCCGTTCGGCGGAGAGAGCCCGCGCGACCGGGAGATAGTCGACGAAGCGCTTCACCTGACGGAGATATCGGGGCTGGCGGAGCGGCGCATGTTCAGCCTCAGCGGCGGCGAGAGGCAGAGGGCGCTGCTGGCGGCGGCTCTGGCCCAGACGTCGGAGATGCTCTTCCTGGATGAGCCCGCGACCTCGCTCGACTACCGAAGCCAGGCCGAGGCAGCTGCCCTGGTCGACCGGGTCAACAGGGAGCGCGGCATCTCGGTGGTCATGGTCACTCACGACGTCAACCCCGCCCTGCGCAGCGCGCACAGGGTGATCGCGCTCAAGGAGGGCAGGCTGGCGCACAGCGGAGAGGCGCGCCTCTTCGCCGACACAAGCCTGTTGCGCGAGATATTCGGCACGGAATTCCTGGCCCTCGACGGCGAGGGGGCGAGGGCCCCCTACATAGCGCCCCGGAGCATGGTCGGATGA
- a CDS encoding TonB family protein, which produces MRRWAPALCASLALHSLLLLAPGASETRREGPGEFRLVLRAVKAESPKPAVSAPEPERPAPKPPEKRPEPASKAAPKSQPKPKPQPRPKELPAPQAKPPAAAVDPPEDGRNDGIGAPAQVAKSPDAGRPAGATGSTEAKAGPVDVKTLRILSQPPPEYPLFSRRRKEEGVVRLLLTIRSGRVADASVAVGSGSSRLDEAALKAVKQWRFDHPGEVRATASIVFRLN; this is translated from the coding sequence GTGAGGAGGTGGGCGCCCGCCCTGTGCGCGAGTTTGGCCCTTCACTCCCTGCTGCTTCTCGCGCCGGGGGCGAGCGAGACCAGGAGGGAGGGGCCGGGGGAGTTTCGCCTGGTGCTGCGAGCGGTGAAGGCCGAATCGCCCAAGCCGGCCGTATCGGCTCCCGAGCCCGAGAGGCCCGCGCCCAAGCCGCCGGAGAAGAGGCCTGAACCGGCCAGTAAAGCGGCCCCGAAGTCCCAGCCGAAGCCCAAACCGCAGCCAAGGCCGAAGGAGCTCCCGGCTCCGCAGGCAAAGCCCCCGGCGGCCGCTGTCGATCCGCCTGAGGACGGGCGCAATGACGGCATTGGTGCCCCCGCGCAGGTCGCGAAATCACCGGACGCGGGCAGGCCCGCGGGCGCTACGGGATCGACCGAAGCGAAGGCGGGCCCTGTGGATGTTAAGACGCTGCGCATTCTGTCGCAGCCGCCTCCTGAATACCCTCTCTTCTCGCGCAGGCGCAAGGAGGAGGGGGTCGTCCGGCTGCTGCTCACGATACGCTCCGGCCGGGTCGCGGACGCGTCGGTCGCCGTCGGCAGCGGCTCGTCCAGGCTTGACGAGGCGGCCCTGAAGGCGGTTAAACAGTGGAGGTTCGACCATCCGGGAGAGGTGCGGGCGACTGCTTCCATCGTCTTTCGGCTGAACTGA
- a CDS encoding glycosyltransferase, with product MKTLLFLTSSYPYYPAEFFIENEIPYLAEAFDTVCVVPMGGDDTRPPRAVPENVIVADDVRRLLNGGRRGLLEKIAIGAVSLPRGIHAVGEEALSRRKAIMRKSRALPAMLRQAAVAGYIAPAIEELIVRHKPSVVYSYWLSTSALAAQLALDRLGRPAPLAARSHRFDLYEEENDLNYCPFQNYLVSRLDAVLPVSDHGTSYIKGKYGGIARGDIRTSLLGVHGGGISRPSADGVARVASCSFARPIKRLPLMAEAIGQLDYPVLWTHIGDGPQLPEVRRLAADIMKEKPHIRIEFKGELPNREVLNYYDTNPVDVFLNASSSEGIPVSIMEASSRGIPTVATDVGGTSELVHDGDGGGLLMPRDVTSAGIAESLSLMLNEPKKDRKNRREAAYRRWNKCFNAATNYGEFCGYLQSL from the coding sequence ATGAAAACCCTTCTCTTTCTGACCAGCTCCTACCCGTACTACCCCGCGGAGTTTTTCATCGAGAACGAGATACCGTACCTGGCCGAGGCCTTCGACACTGTCTGCGTCGTCCCGATGGGCGGGGACGACACAAGACCGCCTCGCGCCGTTCCCGAAAACGTTATCGTCGCGGACGACGTGCGACGTCTGCTGAACGGAGGCAGGCGGGGGCTCCTCGAGAAGATCGCAATAGGCGCTGTCTCTCTGCCCAGAGGCATTCATGCCGTTGGAGAGGAGGCCCTCTCCCGTAGGAAGGCGATCATGCGAAAGAGCAGGGCGCTTCCGGCGATGCTGCGGCAAGCCGCGGTTGCCGGCTATATCGCTCCGGCGATAGAGGAATTGATCGTTCGCCATAAGCCCTCGGTTGTCTACAGCTACTGGCTTTCCACCTCCGCTCTGGCGGCTCAGCTCGCGCTCGACCGACTGGGGCGTCCCGCGCCCCTTGCCGCCAGGTCTCACAGGTTCGATCTGTACGAAGAGGAGAACGACCTGAACTACTGTCCCTTCCAGAACTACCTGGTCTCAAGACTGGACGCGGTGCTTCCTGTATCCGACCACGGAACCAGCTACATCAAGGGAAAATACGGCGGCATCGCCAGAGGCGACATAAGGACCTCCCTCCTCGGCGTGCACGGTGGAGGGATCTCGCGGCCCTCTGCCGACGGAGTGGCTCGCGTGGCTTCCTGCTCCTTCGCGAGGCCGATAAAGAGATTGCCGCTCATGGCGGAGGCCATCGGACAACTGGACTACCCTGTCCTCTGGACCCACATCGGAGACGGGCCACAGCTTCCTGAAGTCAGGAGACTTGCGGCTGACATCATGAAGGAGAAACCCCACATCCGCATCGAATTCAAGGGGGAGCTTCCCAACAGAGAGGTGCTGAACTACTACGACACGAACCCGGTGGACGTCTTTCTCAACGCAAGCTCGTCGGAGGGGATCCCGGTGTCGATCATGGAGGCGTCCAGCAGAGGGATTCCGACAGTCGCGACCGACGTGGGAGGAACCTCGGAGCTCGTCCATGACGGCGACGGAGGCGGACTTCTCATGCCCAGGGACGTTACGTCCGCGGGAATCGCGGAGAGTCTGAGCCTCATGCTGAACGAGCCGAAAAAAGACAGGAAGAACAGGAGAGAGGCGGCATACAGGAGATGGAATAAGTGTTTTAACGCCGCCACGAACTACGGGGAGTTCTGCGGCTACCTGCAATCGCTGTAG
- a CDS encoding TonB-dependent receptor — MRVFGFSRANAVALFIVLCCSTQLAAFEAELPEQIVTADVIGDEEPFSPGAVTVVRPEEMEGEQKSLPDLLKRVPGLHVIEARGRGAYTVASVRGSTSAQVAVYVDGVLANLGSESAVDLSTIPVSDVEAIEVYRGYVPSRFNRASMGGVINIVTKRPTSAGGSASLGASSWGGKSGALSWSTPLGDGRFYLGASAERSDGDFEYRNDNDTPYTPEDDYDARRRHNHFDRKNLLLKWEDDDWHARLSWREDERGLPPPAPGFDRPDEPRPRGAWLGTDQWSVSVGRRYVSGEFDWGWRADWLDRFKEYNDPDDVIGGLGERHNEYRSRRVGFAVDASLPIGDSHLAELLIDWSSENLDVRGDVVQRLGGRDSFSQDSLNVHLQDTISLGREGNLLFTPLLRWSAQDGEGRFSWSAGLVQEFGNGLSWRASFGSYNRYPNLYERYGDGASIRPAPDLKWEEGTRADLGVMWSGEALGFLIDAEATLFAGRSKNLIEFVMTSPRFGIYQNIGESRVYGLEVESTMRRDPWEVFTSFTWMDAVNETPGDYRHGMRLPNRPELEGLLRVARSIAGGRGSLFTELHYTGDMYFDSAETVRSGNLLTVGAGGKYDLSDSLRVSAGVDDLFNRGPEVLREGGGTGPDRTMYYPFQGRSFYLTLDWFF, encoded by the coding sequence GTGAGAGTATTCGGTTTTTCCAGGGCGAACGCGGTCGCCCTTTTTATAGTTCTCTGCTGCTCGACACAACTGGCGGCTTTCGAGGCGGAGCTGCCCGAGCAGATCGTGACCGCCGACGTTATCGGCGACGAGGAGCCCTTCTCTCCCGGAGCGGTCACTGTCGTTCGCCCGGAGGAGATGGAGGGCGAACAGAAGAGCCTCCCCGACCTGCTGAAGCGGGTCCCCGGACTGCACGTGATCGAGGCGAGGGGACGGGGGGCCTATACAGTCGCGTCCGTCAGGGGAAGCACGTCGGCGCAGGTGGCGGTGTACGTGGACGGAGTGCTGGCCAACCTCGGCAGCGAGTCGGCGGTGGATCTGTCCACCATCCCCGTGAGCGATGTCGAGGCCATCGAGGTCTACCGAGGGTACGTCCCGTCGCGCTTCAACCGTGCCTCGATGGGCGGAGTCATCAACATCGTAACGAAGAGGCCGACCAGTGCGGGAGGCAGCGCGTCGCTGGGAGCGTCCTCATGGGGCGGTAAGAGCGGAGCACTGTCGTGGAGCACGCCGCTGGGCGACGGGCGATTCTACCTTGGCGCGTCCGCGGAGAGAAGCGACGGCGACTTCGAGTACAGGAACGACAACGACACCCCCTACACCCCGGAGGACGACTACGACGCCAGGCGCAGGCACAATCACTTCGATCGGAAGAACCTGCTGCTGAAGTGGGAGGACGACGACTGGCACGCGCGTTTATCGTGGCGGGAGGACGAGCGGGGTCTGCCGCCTCCGGCGCCGGGATTCGACAGGCCGGACGAACCGAGGCCGCGCGGCGCATGGCTCGGGACCGACCAGTGGAGCGTCTCGGTCGGCCGAAGGTATGTCTCGGGCGAGTTCGATTGGGGGTGGAGGGCCGACTGGCTTGACCGGTTCAAGGAGTACAACGACCCGGACGACGTGATCGGCGGGCTTGGCGAGAGGCACAACGAGTACCGGTCGCGGCGCGTCGGTTTCGCGGTCGATGCCTCACTGCCGATAGGCGACTCGCACCTCGCGGAGCTCCTGATCGACTGGTCTAGCGAGAATCTGGACGTGCGCGGGGACGTGGTTCAGCGCCTCGGGGGGCGCGACTCCTTCTCCCAGGACAGCCTGAACGTCCACCTGCAGGACACGATCTCCCTGGGGCGGGAGGGGAATCTGCTCTTCACGCCCCTGCTGCGATGGAGCGCTCAGGACGGCGAAGGACGATTCTCCTGGAGTGCGGGGCTCGTCCAGGAGTTCGGAAACGGACTGTCGTGGCGAGCCTCGTTCGGCTCCTACAACCGTTATCCCAATCTGTACGAGCGCTACGGGGACGGGGCAAGCATCCGCCCGGCGCCTGATCTGAAGTGGGAGGAGGGCACGCGAGCCGACCTTGGCGTGATGTGGAGCGGCGAGGCGTTGGGATTCCTGATCGACGCGGAGGCAACGCTCTTCGCGGGGCGCTCGAAGAACCTCATTGAGTTCGTCATGACCAGCCCCCGCTTCGGAATTTACCAGAACATCGGGGAGTCCAGGGTGTACGGGCTGGAGGTCGAGTCAACCATGCGGCGCGACCCGTGGGAGGTGTTCACGTCCTTCACCTGGATGGACGCGGTGAACGAGACGCCGGGCGACTACAGGCACGGAATGCGCCTTCCCAACAGACCGGAGCTGGAGGGACTGCTGCGCGTCGCGAGGAGCATCGCGGGCGGCAGAGGCTCTCTCTTTACCGAGCTCCACTACACAGGGGACATGTACTTCGACAGTGCGGAGACAGTCCGATCGGGGAACCTTCTCACGGTGGGAGCGGGCGGAAAGTACGACCTGTCGGACTCGCTGCGAGTGTCGGCGGGGGTGGACGACCTGTTCAACAGGGGGCCGGAGGTGCTGCGCGAAGGAGGTGGTACCGGGCCGGACAGGACCATGTACTACCCCTTCCAGGGCAGGAGCTTCTACCTTACTCTAGACTGGTTTTTCTAA
- the aroF gene encoding 3-deoxy-7-phosphoheptulonate synthase: MMVVEMADGSTGRDLDRVCESLAEAGRGYRVAPGGGRSYVMSADVSATADSEAFEGLAGVSSVRVTSCCYPLASREIGGDPRPMELAPGLWIGDGEPVIMAGPCAVENRAQLMDTARGVSREGAHVLRGGAFKPRSHPYAFQGLGSEGIALLKEARAATELPVITEVMSPEEAEWIAPHIDILQVGTRNMQNYPLLRTLGELDRPVLLKRGMSATVDEWLQAAEYILAGGNERVILCERGIRSFDKSTRNTLDLSIVPLVKSLTHLPIVVDPSHATGRRELVAPMSLAALAAGADGLILEVHCSPETALCDGPQSLTLDDFANLMSRTSRLINALQEEAPSWQMPIAR, translated from the coding sequence ATGATGGTGGTCGAGATGGCGGACGGCAGCACTGGAAGGGACCTGGACAGAGTGTGCGAATCGCTCGCGGAGGCTGGTCGCGGTTACAGGGTCGCTCCGGGGGGCGGGCGGTCGTACGTGATGTCGGCCGACGTCTCGGCGACCGCGGACTCGGAGGCCTTCGAGGGGCTTGCGGGCGTGAGCAGCGTACGAGTCACGTCCTGCTGCTACCCCCTCGCCAGCAGGGAGATAGGGGGCGACCCGCGCCCGATGGAGCTGGCACCGGGGCTGTGGATCGGCGATGGCGAACCCGTGATAATGGCCGGCCCCTGCGCGGTGGAGAATAGGGCGCAGCTGATGGACACGGCCAGGGGAGTGAGCCGCGAGGGGGCCCACGTGCTGCGCGGAGGGGCGTTCAAGCCGCGCTCCCACCCCTACGCATTCCAGGGGCTCGGCAGCGAGGGAATAGCACTGTTGAAGGAGGCTCGCGCTGCAACCGAGCTGCCGGTGATCACGGAGGTCATGTCTCCGGAGGAGGCTGAATGGATCGCTCCGCACATCGACATCCTCCAGGTGGGGACCCGCAACATGCAGAACTACCCCCTTCTTCGGACTCTGGGCGAGCTGGACAGGCCGGTGCTGCTGAAGCGCGGAATGTCCGCCACAGTGGACGAGTGGCTGCAGGCGGCGGAGTACATCCTCGCCGGTGGCAACGAGCGGGTGATACTCTGCGAGAGGGGGATACGCAGCTTCGACAAGAGCACGCGCAACACGCTCGACCTTAGCATAGTTCCGCTGGTTAAATCGCTGACCCACCTGCCTATCGTCGTGGACCCAAGCCACGCCACCGGCAGGCGCGAGCTCGTAGCGCCCATGAGCCTCGCCGCTCTCGCCGCCGGAGCCGACGGACTGATTCTCGAGGTCCACTGCTCCCCGGAGACGGCGCTGTGCGACGGACCGCAGTCGCTGACGCTCGACGACTTCGCCAACCTGATGTCGCGAACGTCCCGGCTTATAAACGCGCTGCAAGAGGAGGCCCCATCATGGCAGATGCCGATTGCCAGGTGA
- a CDS encoding biopolymer transporter ExbD, whose amino-acid sequence MSRRARAELDITPLIDVLFILIIFFVLTANFLQGKIEVDLPQGETASEIGESPLLLTVRKDGVVLWDGEEAASEELASLAADAVADKREVLLAGDKEAPYGSVARVLEILRREGLTSAGLALQGEDSP is encoded by the coding sequence ATGAGCAGGCGCGCGAGGGCCGAGCTGGACATCACGCCCCTCATCGACGTGCTGTTCATCCTGATAATCTTCTTCGTGCTGACGGCGAACTTCCTGCAGGGGAAGATAGAGGTCGATCTGCCTCAGGGGGAGACCGCTTCCGAGATAGGCGAGAGCCCTCTGCTGCTTACAGTCCGCAAGGACGGCGTCGTCCTTTGGGACGGAGAGGAGGCGGCTTCGGAAGAGCTTGCATCTCTGGCCGCCGATGCCGTGGCCGATAAGCGGGAGGTGCTGCTGGCGGGCGACAAAGAGGCCCCCTACGGCTCTGTCGCCCGCGTGCTGGAGATCCTGCGGCGCGAGGGGCTGACCTCGGCGGGGCTGGCGCTGCAGGGGGAGGATTCGCCGTGA
- a CDS encoding acetamidase, protein MITVSDSVFSFSPDHPPVARVRPGDTVRFVVQDCFCGQITDESVLTTEIDFSKLNPTAGPVYVEGAEPGDALCAEILSIDIADRGYLCTMPGYGPMGDWCELRTREVEVLDGVLRFKDLLFPARPMVGVMGTAPASGEVACEDPGPHGGNMDCKLIEAGARAYFPVRTEGALFQLGDLHASMGDGEIGGSGVEIAGSVIVRLGLVKDFQIDWPLVESRGMLHAVASGPEFVSVQRDAARQIQRLITAAWGWDDTDAALYLAARGDSAICQSCKPSDFDMVLRVGAPMEPSMPRLAPLP, encoded by the coding sequence ATGATAACAGTCTCCGACTCGGTATTCTCGTTCTCGCCGGACCACCCGCCCGTCGCAAGGGTTCGGCCCGGCGACACGGTGCGCTTCGTCGTCCAGGACTGCTTCTGCGGACAGATCACGGACGAGTCGGTCCTGACGACCGAGATAGACTTCAGCAAGCTCAACCCGACCGCCGGACCGGTGTACGTCGAGGGAGCGGAGCCGGGCGACGCTCTATGCGCCGAGATCCTGTCGATCGACATCGCCGACAGGGGCTATCTGTGCACCATGCCCGGCTATGGGCCGATGGGCGACTGGTGCGAGCTCCGCACCAGGGAGGTAGAGGTCCTGGACGGAGTGCTGCGCTTCAAGGACCTGCTCTTCCCCGCGCGGCCGATGGTGGGGGTAATGGGGACCGCCCCGGCGAGCGGCGAGGTAGCGTGCGAGGACCCGGGACCTCACGGGGGAAACATGGACTGCAAGCTGATCGAGGCGGGAGCGAGAGCCTACTTTCCCGTGCGGACAGAGGGCGCCCTCTTTCAGCTGGGCGACCTGCATGCATCGATGGGCGACGGGGAGATAGGCGGCTCGGGGGTCGAGATAGCCGGAAGCGTGATAGTGCGCCTGGGGCTGGTCAAGGACTTCCAGATCGACTGGCCGCTGGTGGAATCGCGCGGCATGCTGCACGCCGTGGCGAGCGGGCCCGAATTCGTCTCTGTTCAGCGCGACGCCGCTCGCCAGATTCAGCGTCTGATCACCGCAGCATGGGGGTGGGACGACACGGACGCCGCCCTCTACCTCGCGGCCAGGGGGGACTCCGCCATCTGCCAGAGCTGCAAGCCGAGCGACTTCGACATGGTGCTGCGAGTGGGCGCACCGATGGAGCCGAGCATGCCGCGCCTGGCCCCCCTCCCGTAA
- a CDS encoding 3-dehydroquinate synthase, with amino-acid sequence MADADCQVTRRCAQEAEDRVLLRQGAATTIVVGEGLLSQLPRIVGLKSLPFVVADEITGPLFADFLGDRRGLFTLPRGEDAKSLDSLSRIYSSLAAAGVDRYGSIVALGGGVVGDTAGFAAATWMRGVALIQCPTTLLAQIDSAIGGKTAVNLPEGKNLVGAFHPAEWVVSDVGCLRSQTDEDFRQGLAEAVKYGLGEEWSFFGWLEENARPVLRRALPALKILVAECSRMKLAVVNEDEHETTGVRARLNLGHTVGHALEAASGFRWRHGDAVAAGMMVAARLSVKKEMLHEETLSRLDSLLTALRIPHRPDMTWEEIAPFLARDKKFRSGTPLMVLPRSNERCALLSISHDELRKAYEVEFGDGRIHPFPH; translated from the coding sequence ATGGCAGATGCCGATTGCCAGGTGACTCGACGCTGCGCGCAGGAGGCCGAAGATCGCGTGCTGCTGCGACAGGGCGCCGCCACCACAATTGTTGTCGGAGAGGGATTGCTGTCGCAGCTGCCTCGTATCGTAGGGCTAAAATCCCTCCCGTTCGTGGTCGCCGACGAGATAACAGGCCCGCTGTTCGCGGACTTCCTGGGCGATCGGCGCGGGCTCTTCACTCTGCCGCGAGGGGAGGATGCCAAGAGCTTGGACAGCCTGTCAAGGATCTACTCCTCCCTGGCAGCAGCCGGCGTGGACCGGTACGGAAGCATCGTAGCCCTGGGAGGCGGTGTTGTGGGCGACACGGCCGGCTTCGCCGCGGCCACGTGGATGCGGGGAGTCGCTCTGATACAGTGCCCTACCACCCTGCTGGCCCAGATAGACAGTGCAATAGGCGGCAAGACGGCGGTGAACCTTCCGGAGGGCAAGAACCTGGTCGGCGCATTCCACCCGGCCGAGTGGGTGGTGTCCGACGTTGGCTGTCTGCGCTCCCAGACGGACGAGGACTTCAGACAGGGGCTTGCGGAGGCGGTCAAGTACGGCCTCGGCGAGGAGTGGAGCTTCTTCGGCTGGCTGGAGGAGAATGCGCGCCCCGTGCTGCGCAGGGCGTTGCCAGCGCTTAAAATTCTGGTGGCAGAGTGCTCGCGGATGAAGCTGGCCGTCGTGAACGAGGACGAGCACGAGACGACGGGGGTTCGCGCGCGGCTGAACCTGGGACACACTGTCGGGCACGCGCTCGAGGCCGCCTCGGGCTTCCGCTGGAGGCATGGGGACGCTGTAGCTGCCGGTATGATGGTAGCAGCCCGCCTCTCCGTCAAGAAGGAAATGTTGCACGAGGAGACTCTATCCCGGCTCGATAGTCTCCTGACTGCCCTGAGGATTCCTCACCGCCCCGACATGACGTGGGAGGAGATCGCCCCCTTCCTGGCACGAGACAAGAAGTTCCGCTCCGGCACCCCCCTGATGGTCCTGCCCCGCTCGAACGAGAGATGCGCCCTCCTTTCGATCTCGCATGACGAATTGCGCAAAGCCTACGAGGTGGAGTTCGGAGACGGAAGAATCCATCCTTTTCCCCATTGA
- a CDS encoding ABC transporter substrate-binding protein: protein MRISTKVRISALILAATLFTSPLAAAPNRIVSLTPVGTEILFALGQGDRIAAVTEFCDTPEEARLKPQIGGFAAFGLESLLAMETDLVVMQDIHAQFAPQFEQLGIPYVMLRQSTLEEVLASIEELGLVCDASQEASEMMGKLRREISRAAEGTTEGSERTRVLMCVSRELSEPSISAFYAAGRGTFYDELLELAGGVNAVPPGGSPYPMLSPEGLAKVDPDVIIDLVGDRGYYHSMEPVDEDLVFDTERLKRQWVDSADTRAARDGRVHVLEGTVFLRPGPEMWRILRALAEIVHPEREVSR from the coding sequence ATGCGAATCAGCACCAAAGTCCGGATAAGTGCGCTGATCCTGGCGGCGACCCTCTTCACCTCGCCCCTCGCGGCGGCGCCGAACAGGATAGTGTCGCTGACGCCCGTCGGCACGGAGATTCTGTTCGCGCTCGGACAAGGCGACAGAATCGCCGCGGTGACGGAGTTCTGCGACACGCCGGAGGAGGCCCGCCTGAAGCCGCAGATCGGCGGGTTCGCGGCATTCGGGCTGGAATCGCTGCTGGCGATGGAGACCGACCTGGTCGTGATGCAGGACATACACGCCCAGTTCGCCCCGCAGTTTGAACAGCTGGGCATTCCGTACGTGATGCTGCGGCAGTCCACTCTGGAGGAGGTGCTGGCCTCCATCGAGGAGCTTGGCCTGGTCTGCGACGCCTCCCAGGAGGCATCGGAGATGATGGGAAAGCTGCGCCGGGAGATCTCGCGCGCTGCCGAGGGCACGACCGAGGGGAGCGAACGTACACGGGTGCTGATGTGCGTGTCGCGCGAGCTGTCGGAGCCGAGCATATCGGCATTCTACGCGGCGGGGCGCGGCACTTTCTACGACGAGCTGCTGGAGCTGGCGGGCGGGGTCAACGCTGTTCCGCCGGGGGGATCCCCCTATCCGATGCTCTCCCCCGAGGGGCTGGCGAAGGTCGACCCGGACGTGATCATCGACCTGGTCGGCGACCGAGGCTACTACCACTCGATGGAGCCGGTCGACGAGGACCTTGTCTTCGACACGGAGCGGCTGAAGCGCCAGTGGGTGGACAGCGCGGACACTCGCGCGGCGAGGGATGGGCGGGTGCACGTGCTGGAGGGGACGGTCTTCCTGCGACCGGGGCCGGAGATGTGGCGCATCCTGCGCGCACTTGCGGAGATAGTCCATCCCGAACGGGAGGTATCGCGATGA